The stretch of DNA AACTAATAACCTACAAAATGAAGGGTATTTTGGTCATTTTCATGTATTGCATTCAGATATCTAAACcagattacaaaacaaacaaagtttgTTCCAGATACAATTTCTGGATGAACTAAACCAAAAACGCAAACGAACAATATCTGGATGCTGCGTCTAGATACTGTGTCTAGATACTACATCCAGATATTGCGTCTAGATCACGAAACGAACAGCTTCCTTAtcatgttttaacaaaaaaaaagagttctcATTTTGGGCCAATACAAGCAAGCATGTCGAGTATTAAAAAAGTCTACGAAAGGAGTCAAACTCGGTGGTGCGGGAAACAGCCAAAATCAATTCCAACTACTTGCCCAACGCTTTCTCATACATAAACTTCAACATGCTGTAAATAACAACCTAAActgtattaaattttaaatttgctatttaaactatataaaatattgtaatttgaaCATCTGTTCAAACAGTGTTAAGTCTGAATTTAATAATATTGAGTCGAACGATCTGTGATATCCACATAGTACTAGGACTTACCAAAACTATATCGTTTTGGTTGTTTTTAGGTGTATTGTAGCAAGAAATTACCAAAAATGAAGTCTGCAACACACCCGAAAACGGACTTCAATACCCCATTTTTTGTCAAATGCTTTGTTTCTTACCACAACACACCTAAAAATGACTAAAACGACTTAGTTTTGGTAAGTGCCAGTACCACGTGAACGCTACATGCCGTCTGACTCAGCACAGTTTAGGTATGAAAAAACGTTTGACAAATAGTTGGAGTTGAGTTTGGCCATTTTCCCGGTccaaatattatagtattacaCGATagcaatgtttttaatttcataaatcaACTCATCATGTTGGTCAACTGATTGAAAGATTAGTATATATCCCAAAGTTAAGGGTAAAACCAGCCCATGAAAGGCTTATAAATGGGCTTTATAGGCCCATTAAGTCTCACCGATCTGATTGTAAATCGCACGGAGGAAAAATGGGGATATCTTCCCTCTTCGAACCCtaaactctttttgttttcccaGGAAAATAGAGTGATCTTTTGTGGAGAGATATCGATCAAATTTCACTGGTAAATTGAAAGAGTGTTGAAATATTCGGAATCCTATCTTCTCGTTTTGTTCGATTCGATCTCCCAATCTTGTGAATTCTGCTGCAAAATTTCTCCGGTGGTGAGCAAAAACATCCTTTCGAATTTCGAAGTTACGGTCTCAgtcttgttccttttttttcatTGAAGCCAATTACTAATTTTCTCTCTTCAATTGTATTTTTTCAGGTGTAAAGCTCAATGGATACAGAACTGAATTCACCTCCGCAtcatgatgatggtgatggtgacaCGACGGCTGCTTTTCGAAAGCCTTCTAATGACGGGGCTAGTAGAAAATATCGCCGCCGAGCTTTAGCTGACGATGGCTCTTCTTCATCTGATGGTTAGTTCGTATCTCCAAAATTTTCCCAATTGCTTATTATAGTCTTCAATTCTAGTGTATTTGATTCGTTATAGTATTTTAGGTGATGATTAGGAGTTCTCGTTTTTGATTGAATCATGTAATTGTGCATCTTAGTGGCCGTTTCGTTGTGTTTCCTCTATCAGCTCTAGCCGTAGCTCAGTTTAGAATTGTTGGTTCTTTTTTTGTAGGAAGTCCTGAACGTAGTCAGAATCAGAGTTCTAATTCGAAGCATTCTAAAGGAGATATTAGGAAAGTTTCTGAACCAGTTCATTCGTGGAAAGAGGATAGGCGTGAATCTGATCGCAGTCGCTATGGTAGAGGTGATTCACACAGAGATGAGAGGTACTCTAGGGATGATGATAACTATGGTTCTAAGCGTGAGGAGTACAGCAGATATGAGCGGGATGCACCTCGGTCTAGCCGTGATTCAAGGGGTGGCCGTCTTATTGACCGTACAGGAGTAGAGACTGAACATAGCAGGTCAAGAAATGATTCACACAGACATTCTCTTCATAAGTATAGCAACTCTGGATATAGAGGCAATAGCAACGATAAAGTTGAAGATTTGTCATCTCGTTGGAGATACGCAGACTCAAGAGTGGATGATAAAGAGAAGGGTTTCGTGCGGGGGAGAGAattggaagaagagaaaagagataaGGGTTTCGTGCGGGGGAGAGAAttgcaagaagagaaaagagagaagggttTCGTGCGGGGAAGAGATCTTCAAGACGAGAAAAGAGACTCCCGCTGGAGTTTTGGTGACCGTCGTTCCCGTGATGAAAGAAAGGAACATGACAACCCTGAGATTAGCAGGGAGAAGGGTGTTCATGTCAAATCTCCAAGAGACCGTCCTGATGGGAAATGTTTGGCAACTGAGAATCGGGATACGCATTCTAAGAAACTGAAGGGGTTCAGTTCAGAGAAGTTTACTCATGGCAGTAGTAATGGTTAGactcttaaatttaaaatattttctttctgtGTTGTATTCCTCCTTGTTCTAAAGTTATAGTGCTACCGCAGAAGAGAAGCAGACATCAATCATAACGCCTTCCCCTGGTGATGTTGATGCTGCCAAAGTTGCAGCTATGCAGGCTGCTGAATTAGGTAATACTGTTATGATGCTATTCTAAATCTTCTAGGGGTTTTCTCTTCATTTCTTTGACTTCCTTGCGGATTTGACTTGTCCTTGCTTTTGTATACTCATGATCTTGCTATCTGAAAATAGTTAATTGAAAGTTATGTGACATCCTATATAGCTCGTTAACATTGTATTCCAATTGAAAATGCTTACACAAAAGCCTACTCATGTCTGCTTATCCCTAGTTCTTACCTTACTGTTTTCGTCGATGGATCCAGTGAACAAAAACCTTGTTGGAACGGGTTACCTGACAACAgatcaaaagaagaagttattgtggggaaagaagaaaagcacAGCAGCAGAAGAGGTATCATAATGAATGATTACCCTTGGATATGTAAATACAAATGTAGTGATATAAACCGTAAACTCACAAATTTTCTTGTGATTCTACTTTTGCTTATTTTCCTTCGAACCAGACTGCTCATCGTTGGGATAGTGCTAGTGCGCTAATTGGTGACCCTGAACGACAAGAAAAGTTCAACAAACTTATGGTAAATCTCATCCTTCCTTCCCTACTTAAATGTTTTGCTTCCTTTGATTGTCTTCGTACCTCAGTGATGATCATGATATAGGGCATGATTCCAGAATTTTGCAAAGTTtcatagatatataaaaaagaacatTTGCATAGAATATGGCTGTGTATAAAGTAATACTAACACATTTTCAGAGTCTGAGGTTGCGTTGGTGCATCATTGTAGGGTGTGAAAGCGAGTACGGTAAACCAAGAGCAGAACCTAAGCGAAGTGGAGGTGGAGAAGCAGAAAGAGTTGCAGATGGATTTAGAGAAGCAGTACACAGCGGGATTAAGGAGGAGAGATGGACGAACCGTAGGGTTAGGTCTTtgaacctctttggtaaactaTTCTCGTACTCTTTTCTCCTCAGAAGGAATCTTCTGGTATCTCCTTTTTGTTGTACTCTACTACTCTTGTTGAAGCCCTTAGCTATGGATATCGCCATGTGTGTAAGAATTAAGTTCAGTCTCCAgcttttgattttgagtttaaaatcttttttcaCCAACGCATATTCTCTACCTTTTTTGTCGTACAAGTTTTTTTCCTgtactcaaaatcaaacaagtttttatcatttaatttaataaacgaTACAATTAGAGGTTCAGATTCATGTGAAGCTCTCGAGTTAACTTgccaaattgaaaaaaaaaaatcaacaactaAACTATTTAAAAACACTTCAAATGTAACCTCGATCAGTTGGATATCAAACAAAGAttgcattttcttcttcttgactctCTAAATAATCACACAAAATGGAAATTTTATACATATGTAGTGTGTTACCCTAATTAAACTGACGAGTAATTTACATGCAACTTACATCACTGtaattcctcttttttttttttttttttttttttttttttttttttttttttttttttttttttttttttttttNCCGAAGAAATATTCTGGACTCTTctaatagagttttttttttttaactaattaattgGTCAAATaagagttgtcaaaattttgccaactaaaaaagtgaaaattgaaataatgattttatcatattttctgaattttgatgtttttaatatCTGAAGTTAATTGAATTTGCTTCTCCgaaagaaatagagagaaagaagatcaaaaggttgttgtttgttgttgttgcatcgATCTCGAAAATCTCAAATTGATTGATTTTGCTCACCGATTTGTTTCTTCGTCGCCCGGCGAAGATGAACGGCGGTCCTTCCGGTTTCCGTACGTATTCGTCCTGCCATCGCCGCTTGatcatcagtttcttctctCGTGGTGCTCTTTTAATGTCGATTTCTGAGTTTTTGTTCGATGTTGTAGATAATGCTCCGGTCACGAAAGCCTTCGTCATCACGAGTGCTCTTTTCACTGTCTTCTTCGGGATCCAAGGTCGTTCGTCCAAGCTCGGTTTGTCTTACCAGGTATTCGTGATTTATTTACttaggttttagattttgtttatgGAGTTTTACTTTAGGATTTGCTGGGTGGACTAGGTACCCCCGATTTGTTCGATTTTGACATTCTCGAACAATAATGATGATTTTGACACTTTGAT from Camelina sativa cultivar DH55 chromosome 9, Cs, whole genome shotgun sequence encodes:
- the LOC104712333 gene encoding pre-mRNA-splicing factor 38B-like isoform X2 codes for the protein MDTELNSPPHHDDGDGDTTAAFRKPSNDGASRKYRRRALADDGSSSSDGSPERSQNQSSNSKHSKGDIRKVSEPVHSWKEDRRESDRSRYGRGDSHRDERYSRDDDNYGSKREEYSRYERDAPRSSRDSRGGRLIDRTGVETEHSRSRNDSHRHSLHKYSNSGYRGNSNDKVEDLSSRWRYADSRVDDKEKGFVRGRELEEEKRDKGFVRGRELQEEKREKGFVRGRDLQDEKRDSRWSFGDRRSRDERKEHDNPEISREKGVHVKSPRDRPDGKCLATENRDTHSKKLKGFSSEKFTHGSSNEEKQTSIITPSPGDVDAAKVAAMQAAELVNKNLVGTGYLTTDQKKKLLWGKKKSTAAEETAHRWDSASALIGDPERQEKFNKLMGVKASTVNQEQNLSEVEVEKQKELQMDLEKQYTAGLRRRDGRTVGLGL
- the LOC104712333 gene encoding pre-mRNA-splicing factor 38B-like isoform X1; the protein is MDTELNSPPHHDDGDGDTTAAFRKPSNDGASRKYRRRALADDGSSSSDGSPERSQNQSSNSKHSKGDIRKVSEPVHSWKEDRRESDRSRYGRGDSHRDERYSRDDDNYGSKREEYSRYERDAPRSSRDSRGGRLIDRTGVETEHSRSRNDSHRHSLHKYSNSGYRGNSNDKVEDLSSRWRYADSRVDDKEKGFVRGRELEEEKRDKGFVRGRELQEEKREKGFVRGRDLQDEKRDSRWSFGDRRSRDERKEHDNPEISREKGVHVKSPRDRPDGKCLATENRDTHSKKLKGFSSEKFTHGSSNEEKQTSIITPSPGDVDAAKVAAMQAAELVNKNLVGTGYLTTDQKKKLLWGKKKSTAAEETAHRWDSASALIGDPERQEKFNKLMSLRLRWCIIVGCESEYGKPRAEPKRSGGGEAERVADGFREAVHSGIKEERWTNRRVRSLNLFGKLFSYSFLLRRNLLVSPFCCTLLLLLKPLAMDIAMCVRIKFSLQLLILSLKSFFTNAYSLPFLSYKFFSCTQNQTSFYHLI